The sequence GTGGTGACCGCGGGCCAGTTGGCCGGCACGCGGATCACGTTGGGTGAGGCTCAGATAACCATCGGTCGGGCCGAGGACTCCACCCTCGTCATCACCGACGACTACGCCTCGGCGCGACACGCCCGACTCGTCCCGCGGGACGGGCAATGGTTCGTCGAGGACCTCGGCTCGACTAACGGGACGTACCTCGATCGCGCTAAGGTCACCGGACCGACCCCCGTCCCCCTCGGCGTGCCGATCCGAATCGGGCGCACCTCTCTCGAATTACGGCCATGACTCTGACCCTGCGCTACGCGGCCCACAGCGACCGCGGTCTGATCCGAGACGGTAACCAGGATTCCGTCTACGCCGGACCGCGGCTACTCGCCGTTGCCGACGGCATGGGCGGCATGGCCGCCGGTGACGTCGCCAGCAACATCGTCATCGGTGCCATGGCGCCGCTGGACGAGGACGTCCCCGGTGACGCCCTGGTCGATGCGCTCCGCTCCGCCGTGGGCACCGCCAATCAGCAGCTCCGCGAGACCGTGGAG is a genomic window of Micromonospora tarapacensis containing:
- a CDS encoding FHA domain-containing protein FhaB/FipA, whose amino-acid sequence is MPELVITVARFGFLVLLWIFVFTVVGVIRRDLFAGARSGRLVAAPRAVGASTGQAAAKPAKAKRGRAAHQLVVTAGQLAGTRITLGEAQITIGRAEDSTLVITDDYASARHARLVPRDGQWFVEDLGSTNGTYLDRAKVTGPTPVPLGVPIRIGRTSLELRP